AGGTTCGCCCTCGCTTGTCCTTCCCTGCTCCTCGCGATGCTCTGCGGATGCAGTACCCCCGCGCTGGACTTCGAGCTTCTCAGTCCCAAGGAGGGCGAGGTCGGCGCCAGCATCACGGCCCGGCTGACCGTCACGGGGACCGAGGACATCTCCTTCAACTCCTTCATCAAGATCATCGATGTGCGGCACCCGGACACCGACTTCCGATCCGTCCAGTGCTTCCAGCAGTGCGCACCGCAAGAGTTCCTGGTTCCCAGTGGAACCTATGAAGTCTTCGGCACGATGACGTACGTGTCCAAGGAGGGCGAGGAGAAGACCCTCACCAGCGAGAAGCGGACGGTCCAGATCGATGCGACGCCCATCGTGGCCTTCCTGATTCCTCCCCTCCCTCCTGGACCCCGGATGCTGAGGCTCCTGGTCACACGGCCCGTTCTCGCGTCCAGCGTCAACACGGACACGCTCCAGGTGACGCGCACCTTTCAGTCCGGCCCCACCCGGCTCCAGATGACGACGGAGCCAGTCCCCATCGAGGTCTCCCTGGTGGACCGGACCATCACCCTCACAGGCGACTTCTCCGCGCCCGCCCGGTACGTGCTGAGCATCAAGGGCGTCCGCGATGGTCCCGGCAACAAGGTCGTCACGGACCTCCCGTTCGATCGTCAGTACTTCGCCCATGGCCCGGACCTCCACGAGCACATCGGCGGCCAGCTCGAGCGTCTCGAGCTCGACGAGCAACAGCGGCTCTACCATCTCTCCATGGATACGGTCCGGCAGCTGCAGACCGTGTCACGGCTCGAGGGTGGAGCGTGGGCGGAGGTCGTGACACGGCCCGCCGCGGACGGGTCGATTGTCACCCTCGACAGGCAAGGCCTCCCGGTCTCCGCCTCCTACCCGGTGAGGGGCGGTGACATCGTCCTCGAGCGCTGGAATGGGAGCACGTGGGAAGCCTGGGGGCCCACGCTCGGCGAAGCACCCACCACGAGCACGGGTTTCTTCCTCGTGCGGGTCCGCGTGGATGCCCAGAACCGGCCTCTCGTGCTCGTGACGTCTGGAGCGAACGCCCCCGTCACCGCCTCCACGCGCCTCTACCGGCTCGACGGTTCTTCGTGGACCGCTCTGTCGCACTCGATTCCGGCTGGCACGGTGGAGCACACCTTCTTCACACTCGGCTCTTCGCTCGCGGTCGGCTGGCATGGCAGCTCGAGCGGCGGTGACTCATTCGCCGCCCGGATCGCCGATGACGCGCTCGTACCGCTCTCCGTGCCCTCGGGCCTTCGCCCCGACTGGAGCAGCGCCGTGACGAACGGAGCGGGGCAGACCTTCGTCTCGCGCGTGCTCGCCTCCCATCGCTCGTCCGTGCTGAGCTACGACGGCCTGTCGTTCTCCGAAGTCGGTGACATGCGGGGCTACTTCGATCCCACGGATCCCGGTGGCGGCAATACGATCCTGGGGGATGTCCGGGCGCTCACCGTCGACGAGACCGGTGCCCCCATCGTCTTCATGCGCTCGCGGATCTACGCGGGAAGGACGGACGGAGAACAGATCTACCGCTTCGTTCTCACCGCGCTGCGCTTCGACGGGCGGGATTGGCTCCCGTTGCGAGGCGCTCCCGCGCCAGTGCTCGAGAGCGGCGAGCCCGAGGTGAGCTGGATGAGCAGCTTCCCCGTGGGCTCGACGCCCGTGGCGCTCGCCGCGGCCTATCTGCCGAATGGCACCTTGTGGATGCTCGAACTGCGTGGCTTCGAGAGCGGCGGTGTCGCCCGGACGTATGTGCTGCGGTCCAGCCACGTGCCATGACGGCCAGGCCCGGGCTTCAGCCGCCTCGGTAGACCGCCTCCATGTTGTTGCCGTCGGGATCGAGCACGAAGGCGGCGTAGTAACCCGGCGGGTAGCCCTGGCCGCGCAGCCCGGGCGGGCCGTTGTCCGTGCCACCGGCCTTCACGGCGGCGGCATGGAAGGCGTCGACCTCGGCCCTGCTCCTGGCGGCGAAGGCGGTGTGCTGCTTGACGGAGTGCGGATGGAACCGGTCGATCCAGAAGACGGGGTAGTCGACGCCGTAGCCGATGCCGTCGGACCCCTTCCCCTCGGGAAGCTCCATGACCCGGCGCAGTCCGAGGGCACCGAGAGCAGCATCGTAGAAGACAGCGGAGCGGGCGACGTCGGCGACGCCAATGCCAGTGTGGTCGATCATCTCCGCGGGTGTACTTCACCCGCGGGACTTTGTCCCATGAGTGGAACAGTCCTTCCAGGATTCGCATCTGGTGGAGCAACAGTCTCGCGGTCATCTTGTAGGGGTCTCGACGAGAGAACTCACCGAGAGAAAAGGAGCACCCCATGATGATCGTTCGACCCTCTGAAGCGCGCGGACATGCGGACCACGGCTGGCTGGACTCCCACCATACGTTCTCGTTCGCCAGCTACTACGACCCGGACTTCATGGGCTTCCGCGCCCTGCGCGTCATCAACGAGGACCGCGTCACGGCGGGCGAGGGCTTCGACACGCACCAGCACCGGGACATGGAGATCATCACCTACCCGCTCAGCGGCGCCATCGCGCACCGCGACAGCACGGGCGGCGAGGGACTGCTGCGCACCGGCGAGGTGCAGCGCATGACAGCGGGCACCGGCGTCCTGCACAGCGAGATGAACGGCGCCAACGAGGAGCTGCACTTCCTGCAGATCTGGATCCTCCCCAACCAGCGCGGACTGAAGCCCGGCTATGAGCAGAAGGCCTTCTCCGAGTCCGAGCGCCAGGGCCACTGGCGCGTGGTGGCCAGCCCCGACGCCCGCGACGGCAGCCTCACCGTGCACCAGGACGTGGTGCTGCACAGCACGCTGCTGGGCAAGGGCGAGCAGGCCGAATACACGCTGGCTCCGGGCCGCCACGCCTGGGTTCAGCTGGCACGGGGCAAGGGCACGCTCAACGGCGTGGAGCTGAAGGCCGGTGACGGCGTGGCCGTGTCCGAGGAGTCGCGGCTGGTGCTCTCCGCCTCCGAGCCGGTCGAGGCGCTGCTCTTCGACCTCGCCTGATCCAGCGCTGAGGAGAAGCGCCAGCCCGCTCGCCTCCCCCTCCCTCTCTTCCACTGGGGATGGGGTGGCGGGTGGACTCCAGGTAATCCGGATGGTCTTGGAATTTTACCCCGAGACGGTGGCGAGGACCTCGATACGAGGGGCTCCAACTACCGGTGGTACCGCCTCGGCGGGTGCCCCACTTGATGCTGGCCTCCGAAACATGTAGCCCGGCATTCGATGTCCGCACTCGCCCCCGCCCCCTCTTCGTCTCCCGGTCACCCGGTGGAACCCCCTGCCCTGACCTCGTTCGACAACACGGCCATTGCCTTCGCCACCAAGAGCGATTGGCAGATGCGCAAGGCGCACCTGCTCTTCTCCTCCTTGACCTACCCCTGGCTGGTGCGAGCGGGCATTCCCATGGCCGCCTGGCTGGTGCGCCTGGGCCTGCCCGGCGTCCGGCTCACCGTGAAGCACACCGTCTTCGAGCAGTTCTGCGGCGGCGAGAGCATCCAGGAGTGCGAGGCCGCCGTCGAAGCGCTGGGCAGCGTGGGAGTCCAATCGATTCTCGACTACAGCGTGGAGGGGGAGAAGTCCGAGGACAGCTTCGACGCCACCACGCGCGAGACGATCGCCACCATCGAATGGGCGGCGAGCCACCCTCACATCCCCTTCAGCGTCTTCAAGGTGACGGGCCTGGCGCGCTTCGGGCTGCTGGAGAAGCTGGGCGCGGGTGAGGCCCTGAGCGCGGACGAGCAGGCCGAGTGGAGCCGGGTGCGCGAGCGCGTGCTGCGCATCTGCGAGCGAGCCCACGCCCTCGGGGTGCGCATCTTCCTCGATGGCGAGGAGACGTGGATCCAGGACGTCATCGACGGGCTGGGCGAGGAGATGATGGTCCGCTTCAACCGGGAGCGGGCTCTCGTCTACAACACCTACCAGATGTACCGGACGGCGAGCCTGGACAACCTGCGCGCGGCGCTGGAGCGGGCGAAGACCCAGGGCTACTTCCTCGGGGCCAAGCTGGTGCGCGGCGCGTACATGGAGAAGGAGCGGCTGCGCGCGAAGGAGCGCTGCTACGCGGATCCGATCCAGCCGGACAAGGCCGCCACGGATGCCGCCTACGACAGCGCGCTGCGGTTGAGCCTGGAGCACCTGGAGCGGATGGGGCTGTGCGCGGGCACGCACAACGAGGAGAGCTGCCTGCTGCTGATGCGGGAACTCGCCCAGCGGGGCATCGCGCCGAACGATCCGCGAGTCTTCTTCAGCCAGCTCTACGGGATGAGCGACAACATCTCGTTCAACCTGGCGAGGGCGGGCTACAACGTGGCCAAGTACCTGCCCTACGGCCCGGTGCGCGCCGTGCTGCCCTACCTCATCCGCCGCGCGCAGGAGAACAGCGCAATCGCCGGCCAGGGCGGACGCGAGGTCCGGCTCATCCGCGGCGAACTGCAACGGCGCAAGCAGGCCCGGGCGTTGCCTGGTGGCCAGCCGCCGGCGCGGTAATCGCCAGGCCCGCGGGGCTTGGGAATCCATGGGCCAGTCGAAAATCGAGGTCCGACGCATGCCCATGCGGCGCTCACCGGTAGCTGTTGTCGCACTGGCTCTCGTGGGTTTCCTCCTCGGCTCGCTGGCCGGCTGCAAGCACGACGATGTGAAGTGCTCCTGCGAGTCGATCACTCCAGACCATCTGAAGCTGGTCCGCGAACTGTCGCTGGCCGGGACCGGGCTGACCGCGCTGCGGCCTGGGGATTTGTCTGGCCTCACCTCGCTGGAGAAGCTCGAGCTCACGGGGACTCGCCTCGAGGTCCTCCCCGAGAGTCTGCCCGCCGAACTCAGAGCCCTCAATCGCTTGCGGCTGGAGCTCTCTCTGCTCTCGCGGCTTCCCGAGAGCGTGATCCAACCCCTGCTCGATCGGCCCGGCTTCGTCTGGGAGGTGCCCTCCCCTGCCAGGACATGCGACCGCTATGAACCCAAGGCGGAAAAAGCACCGGGCCTCTCCACGTCCGCGCTCGAGGCGGCACTCCAACTCGCTCCAACCCATGGCGAGCTGGATGTCCGGGCATGGAAGGCCCGAAAGGGGATCTACCTCGTTGGTGTCCTGAACGACTCGGAGCAGCTCGAGCTGTTCGCGGTCTCCGTGGGCGCCGATAAGCAGCCCTCCCTGCTGGCCAAGGCAGAGCAGCCCATCCGCCTCCCGGAGGGATGGAAGCGAGGTGGGCTTCGGGCTCAGGCTCAGCCACGAGGAGTCCGTGCCGAACAATCAGACGGCCAGTGAAGAAGAGCTCCAAGTCTTCCGGATCCACGGCAACAAGCTTGAACGTGTGCTGAAGACAGTCGTCTATCGGAAGTACACCCGTCACGGCCCTCCCACATTGCTCGTCAATGAAGAGGGCGTCGAGCCCGGGGACTGGCAATGGGAGGACCGGTTCTGCTCGGTGATCGCCGTGACCGGGTCGAAGACGAACGGTGTCTTCAACTGGGTCAAGGTGAGCTCGGCGCAGAGCACGAAGCCCGACACGGCCAGGAATGCGAGCACGGAGGTGCTTCCGGCCGTGGTGTTCCGCTGGACGGGTGAGCATTACGAGGCCCGGAACGACGAGAAGGAGGCCTATTTCTTTCGCGAAGATTGAGGGGGGAAGGCCATGGACGTCACGTGCCCGTTGTTCATGCTGCTGGCTCCTGCGCGTTCGCTTCCCAATAGTTGGCAGTTTGCAGACGGCCTTCTGTGACAGAGCGCTTCCCGGGCTGATATCACCCGGGGAACGAGGCCCGTGAGCGCCGTGGGAAGTGTGGGGGGACACTTTCCGCGGCCTGGCTCGCCCCTCCACCTCATCCCCAACAGATGCGCCTCTCGCTCTGCTCGGAGCCCGCATGCCCGATGGCACCGTCGTGAACTTCAACCACCTTCCTCGCACCACCCGCGAGCGGCTCATTGAAAGCCTGGGCCCCAAGCCCCGGCTGGCACCGCTCCTCGCCGATCCCGTGTCCGGGTGGAAGCCCCTCTTCTGGTGGACGGTGTTGGGCCTCTACTGTCTGTTCCACTTCGTCGGTACGGCCCTGATCTATTTCGGCCAGGTCGGACCCCTCATCGATCCGGTCCAGGATCCCTGGCACCTCCTCCCCTACTTCGGCTCCGCCTTCTTCCTCACCGCCTCCGTGCTCGCCGTCGCCTTCCACGTGCTGCGGCGCAAGGCCCTGCCCTTCCCGCCCGGGCGCTACCTCTTTCCGCTCGACATCATCGACGCCCGTTCCCGGAACCTGCGCATCACCTCCCTGAGCGAGCTCGAGGACTTCAAGGCAGTTCATGAGCACTCGAATGGTGTCTATACACACACCACCTTCACCTTCGACTTCGGGGGAGGTGATCGCGAGCAGTTCGTCGTCCGCGGCAAGGACGAAGCGGAGAAACGGATGCGGGAGTTGCAGCGCGCACGCGCGGCGTTCGGGAAGGCCCTGGAGGACAAGGACGCGAACGCCGTGCACCACTACGATCTCTTCTACGACGTGCGCGTGCGGGGCGGCTTCGAGTCACTCCAGGGAAGCGCCTCCACCGAGCTCCCGGGAGGCATGCTCGCCGGGGAGCTGCCGCGGGTACTCGAGCGGCGCTGGCTGGCCGCGCTCGCGGTGGGCGTGGTGCTGGGAAGCAGCACCTGGCTGGTCCGCAACCTCCTCAGCGACTCCGTCGCCTTCACCCACGCGAAGACCGTGGGGCGCGAG
The sequence above is drawn from the Archangium gephyra genome and encodes:
- a CDS encoding pirin family protein, with amino-acid sequence MMIVRPSEARGHADHGWLDSHHTFSFASYYDPDFMGFRALRVINEDRVTAGEGFDTHQHRDMEIITYPLSGAIAHRDSTGGEGLLRTGEVQRMTAGTGVLHSEMNGANEELHFLQIWILPNQRGLKPGYEQKAFSESERQGHWRVVASPDARDGSLTVHQDVVLHSTLLGKGEQAEYTLAPGRHAWVQLARGKGTLNGVELKAGDGVAVSEESRLVLSASEPVEALLFDLA
- a CDS encoding VOC family protein; the protein is MIDHTGIGVADVARSAVFYDAALGALGLRRVMELPEGKGSDGIGYGVDYPVFWIDRFHPHSVKQHTAFAARSRAEVDAFHAAAVKAGGTDNGPPGLRGQGYPPGYYAAFVLDPDGNNMEAVYRGG
- a CDS encoding proline dehydrogenase family protein is translated as MSALAPAPSSSPGHPVEPPALTSFDNTAIAFATKSDWQMRKAHLLFSSLTYPWLVRAGIPMAAWLVRLGLPGVRLTVKHTVFEQFCGGESIQECEAAVEALGSVGVQSILDYSVEGEKSEDSFDATTRETIATIEWAASHPHIPFSVFKVTGLARFGLLEKLGAGEALSADEQAEWSRVRERVLRICERAHALGVRIFLDGEETWIQDVIDGLGEEMMVRFNRERALVYNTYQMYRTASLDNLRAALERAKTQGYFLGAKLVRGAYMEKERLRAKERCYADPIQPDKAATDAAYDSALRLSLEHLERMGLCAGTHNEESCLLLMRELAQRGIAPNDPRVFFSQLYGMSDNISFNLARAGYNVAKYLPYGPVRAVLPYLIRRAQENSAIAGQGGREVRLIRGELQRRKQARALPGGQPPAR
- a CDS encoding leucine-rich repeat domain-containing protein, producing MGQSKIEVRRMPMRRSPVAVVALALVGFLLGSLAGCKHDDVKCSCESITPDHLKLVRELSLAGTGLTALRPGDLSGLTSLEKLELTGTRLEVLPESLPAELRALNRLRLELSLLSRLPESVIQPLLDRPGFVWEVPSPARTCDRYEPKAEKAPGLSTSALEAALQLAPTHGELDVRAWKARKGIYLVGVLNDSEQLELFAVSVGADKQPSLLAKAEQPIRLPEGWKRGGLRAQAQPRGVRAEQSDGQ